One Chitinophagaceae bacterium C216 genomic window carries:
- the nadC gene encoding putative nicotinate-nucleotide pyrophosphorylase [carboxylating]: MDLQFRQKLEQLVKAALEEDIGNGDHSSLSCISANEKGRAELKIKQDGILAGVEVARFIFEYREPGCQFTAFKKDGDSMKAGDKAFEIAAHEHTILACERLVLNCMQRMSGIATLTRQYADKLRPYKTKLLDTRKTTPNFRLLEKEAVRIGGGVNHRFGLYDMIMLKDNHIDYAGGIEKAIHRAYQYVQENNLNIKIEVETRTLDDVKKVLKVGVGKVFRVMLDNYTPAQITEALKIIDGVFETEASGGINLDTIESYAATGVDYVSVGGLIHQARSLDLSLKAIV; the protein is encoded by the coding sequence ATGGATTTGCAGTTTCGGCAAAAATTGGAGCAGCTTGTAAAAGCAGCACTTGAAGAAGATATTGGTAACGGGGATCATTCCTCGCTTTCTTGCATTAGTGCTAATGAAAAGGGTAGGGCAGAATTGAAAATAAAGCAGGATGGTATTCTGGCAGGTGTAGAGGTGGCGCGTTTTATTTTTGAATATAGAGAACCTGGGTGTCAGTTTACTGCTTTTAAGAAAGACGGCGACAGTATGAAGGCTGGTGACAAGGCTTTTGAAATTGCGGCTCATGAGCATACCATTTTGGCTTGTGAGCGGCTGGTGCTCAATTGTATGCAGCGAATGAGTGGTATTGCTACCTTAACCCGCCAGTATGCTGACAAGTTACGGCCTTATAAAACAAAACTGCTGGATACGCGCAAAACCACTCCCAATTTCAGGTTGCTGGAAAAAGAAGCCGTGCGCATTGGTGGTGGTGTAAATCACCGTTTCGGTTTATACGATATGATAATGCTGAAGGATAATCATATTGACTATGCGGGAGGAATAGAAAAGGCCATCCACAGAGCGTATCAATATGTACAGGAGAATAATCTAAACATTAAAATAGAAGTAGAAACCCGAACGCTTGACGATGTAAAGAAAGTGCTGAAAGTGGGGGTGGGAAAGGTTTTTCGAGTGATGCTGGACAACTACACCCCTGCACAGATAACAGAAGCATTGAAGATTATTGATGGTGTTTTCGAAACCGAAGCTAGCGGAGGCATCAATTTAGATACGATTGAAAGCTATGCAGCAACCGGAGTAGACTATGTGAGCGTGGGCGGATTGATACATCAAGCGCGTAGTCTCGATTTGAGTTTAAAAGCCATTGTATAG
- the yciH gene encoding putative protein YciH — protein sequence MSKKKSNGPFVYSTDPNFQFQDEHEEAETLPPSAQKLRIQLETKHRGGKTASVIKGFVGTQADLESLAKKLKSYCGTGGSAKDGEIIIQGDHRDKILQWLQQQGYTNTKKSGG from the coding sequence ATGTCAAAGAAAAAATCAAATGGCCCTTTTGTATATAGTACCGATCCCAACTTCCAATTTCAGGATGAACACGAAGAGGCAGAAACGTTACCTCCCAGTGCACAAAAACTGCGTATACAATTAGAAACCAAGCATAGGGGGGGTAAAACAGCCAGTGTGATTAAAGGTTTTGTAGGTACGCAAGCTGATTTAGAAAGTCTGGCCAAAAAGCTAAAATCTTATTGCGGTACAGGCGGATCAGCAAAGGATGGTGAAATTATCATTCAGGGCGATCATCGCGATAAAATATTACAGTGGTTGCAACAACAGGGATATACCAACACTAAAAAGAGCGGCGGCTAA
- the thpR gene encoding RNA 2',3'-cyclic phosphodiesterase yields the protein MSSHTPYIQPSNPYEYLLLIEPREDLADDIMAIKKEFSEKYQAPQAVSSKPHITLVSFTQYMAFESRIRQRFRQIATERAPMLIELEGFGSFPTHTLFIKVTTRTTVQNLVTKLRTQVQSLLKPDKEHKPHFIMEPHITIARRLKPWQYEKSWSEYNTRSFSAKFMANHMVLLRKQADGERFTFVERFEFMNMPVSATQAMLF from the coding sequence ATGTCATCTCATACCCCCTACATACAGCCCTCTAATCCATACGAATATCTGCTGTTGATAGAACCTCGAGAGGATTTGGCAGATGATATTATGGCAATCAAAAAAGAATTTAGTGAGAAGTACCAAGCCCCCCAAGCGGTGAGTAGCAAACCGCATATTACATTGGTGAGCTTTACACAGTATATGGCTTTTGAAAGCCGCATCCGACAGCGGTTTCGGCAAATTGCAACCGAAAGGGCCCCCATGCTAATTGAGTTAGAGGGTTTTGGCTCTTTTCCTACTCACACTCTTTTCATTAAAGTAACAACAAGGACTACGGTACAAAATCTAGTAACAAAACTGAGAACACAGGTACAGTCGCTCCTCAAGCCGGATAAGGAGCATAAGCCTCATTTCATCATGGAACCTCATATTACCATAGCACGCAGGCTTAAACCTTGGCAATATGAGAAAAGTTGGAGCGAATATAATACACGCTCATTTTCAGCCAAGTTTATGGCAAATCATATGGTATTGCTACGCAAACAAGCAGATGGAGAGAGGTTCACATTTGTGGAGCGATTTGAGTTTATGAATATGCCTGTAAGTGCCACGCAGGCGATGTTGTTTTAA
- the apaG gene encoding Protein ApaG, translating into MSNMISAGIMVNVEVFYQPEYSNPLQSEYMFAYRITLENYNSYPVQLLRRKWHIFDSNGLYREVEGEGVVGVQPVLHPGESYQYMSGCNLNTDMGKMKGFYEMENLDTKKKFQVIIPEFEMIAPAKAN; encoded by the coding sequence ATGAGCAACATGATTTCAGCCGGGATAATGGTAAACGTGGAGGTATTCTATCAACCGGAGTATAGCAATCCTTTGCAAAGCGAATACATGTTTGCTTATCGTATCACTCTCGAAAATTATAATTCCTATCCTGTGCAGCTATTGCGTCGCAAGTGGCATATATTCGATAGCAACGGTTTGTATAGAGAGGTGGAAGGCGAAGGTGTTGTGGGAGTGCAGCCTGTATTGCATCCCGGTGAAAGCTATCAGTATATGAGTGGGTGTAACTTAAATACTGATATGGGCAAAATGAAGGGTTTTTATGAAATGGAAAATCTAGACACTAAAAAGAAATTTCAGGTAATCATTCCCGAATTTGAAATGATTGCGCCTGCTAAGGCCAACTAA